A part of Terriglobus roseus genomic DNA contains:
- a CDS encoding DUF5666 domain-containing protein — MNHRRTQSGTLQTISRKLALAAVMGAAIAPLALTSVAIAQAAPAAGRVLGTVKTISGNTLTVAPDGGAAPTTVTVGDGARIQQSADMKTVSAATLDQLAVGDRVLATGTPGDGGALTATRLIMIKSAAIAQRNAASQADWAKRGSGGIVKSVDAGANTIAISSGKKDVTVTTTGSTIYRRYAPGSVKFEEAQPSTLAAIQSGDQLRVRGDKSPDGANITADEIVSGTFKNLSGTIVSINASANSLVIKDLATKKNETVIVSDGSDLHAMPPEMAARFGSGGAAGARRAGGGEGVPAGGGQAGAERPAGPPAGGPPSGGPPSGGPGGQGGFGGRPGGGRAADLATMIPRLPKTTLAALKPGEALMIVASGNGNAGPFTAITLLSGVEPLLTGPAASEMTISPWSLGSGGGEGGGGGPQ, encoded by the coding sequence TTGAACCATCGCCGGACGCAGTCGGGAACGCTACAAACGATTTCACGGAAACTGGCTCTAGCCGCCGTGATGGGGGCTGCAATCGCACCTTTGGCGTTGACTTCGGTGGCGATTGCGCAGGCTGCACCCGCTGCAGGGCGTGTGCTGGGCACGGTAAAGACCATCTCCGGCAACACTCTAACAGTGGCTCCGGACGGCGGTGCCGCTCCGACAACCGTTACGGTTGGGGACGGTGCACGCATTCAGCAGAGCGCAGACATGAAGACCGTTTCCGCTGCGACGCTGGACCAGCTTGCCGTGGGTGATCGTGTCCTGGCGACGGGAACACCGGGCGACGGCGGTGCGCTGACGGCAACCCGCCTCATCATGATTAAGTCTGCGGCCATTGCGCAGCGCAATGCAGCTTCGCAGGCTGACTGGGCGAAGCGCGGCTCAGGTGGCATCGTGAAATCTGTAGATGCTGGCGCAAACACTATCGCTATTAGCTCCGGCAAAAAGGATGTCACGGTTACGACTACCGGCAGCACCATCTATCGTCGCTATGCCCCGGGATCGGTCAAGTTTGAAGAAGCGCAGCCCAGCACGTTAGCTGCGATCCAGTCCGGCGACCAACTCCGCGTGCGTGGCGATAAGTCTCCGGATGGAGCAAACATCACGGCGGATGAGATCGTTTCGGGTACTTTCAAGAATCTTTCCGGCACCATCGTTTCCATCAATGCGTCGGCAAACAGCCTTGTGATCAAGGATTTGGCCACTAAGAAGAACGAGACTGTCATCGTCAGCGATGGCAGCGACCTTCACGCGATGCCGCCTGAGATGGCGGCACGATTTGGAAGTGGCGGCGCGGCGGGTGCTCGGCGTGCTGGTGGGGGTGAAGGTGTCCCGGCCGGCGGCGGACAGGCTGGCGCAGAACGTCCCGCTGGTCCCCCGGCAGGCGGTCCCCCCTCTGGTGGCCCCCCTTCAGGCGGTCCTGGTGGGCAAGGCGGTTTCGGCGGACGCCCAGGTGGCGGACGTGCTGCTGATTTAGCTACCATGATTCCGCGTCTTCCCAAGACGACCCTGGCTGCACTAAAGCCGGGCGAGGCCCTGATGATTGTGGCCTCAGGCAATGGCAATGCCGGTCCGTTTACGGCAATCACGCTTCTAAGCGGCGTGGAACCCCTGCTGACCGGACCTGCGGCCAGCGAGATGACAATTTCGCCGTGGAGCCTCGGCTCTGGCGGCGGCGAGGGTGGTGGCGGCGGACCGCAGTAG
- the treZ gene encoding malto-oligosyltrehalose trehalohydrolase, translating into MHHFSVWAPRRNKVSVRVDGTDYPMEGPSQRGFWKADVGAAEHGSNYAFILDDDPRPYPDPRSFWQPKDVHSESRVLDHSHFPWTDEKFRPIPLPSAVIYEMHVGTFTKEGTFDAAIGKLDYLFELGITHIELLPISSFEGRFSWGYDGVSPYAPDETYGGPDGVKRFVNACHAKGLGVILDVVMNHFGPAGNYTQMFGPYYTDRHHTPWGAAINLEAGGSDQVRRFFIDNAIMWLRDYHFDGLRLDAVHELIDRSAMHFLEQLSREVEDLSASLGRCLFLIGETDLNDPRFVTPREANGFGLDAQWSDDFHHALFTLLRHEPHGYFEDFGTIENLATTLQQVFLYDGRYSRFRQHNHGRQIHKISFHRFLGYIQNHDQIGNRAHGERLEQLVGMRKAKLAAGVVMTAPFLPMVFMGEEWAASTPWLYFADFQDEELRKAVREGRKKDFQAFGWAEDVPAPEDPKTFGASILKWDELQEPKHAEMYRWYRDLIHLRRRMLALNLGDFGRMVVHCNEEQQWIYTDRGNVRTMINFAETATSFAVEPGSELLLCSDVVPDRKEDCVQLPPLSMAVYHWPPQPLDQDPPE; encoded by the coding sequence ATGCATCATTTTTCGGTATGGGCGCCGCGGCGCAACAAGGTATCGGTGCGCGTGGATGGTACGGATTATCCGATGGAAGGGCCATCGCAGCGCGGCTTTTGGAAGGCTGATGTAGGTGCCGCAGAGCATGGCAGCAATTACGCTTTCATTCTCGATGATGATCCGCGGCCCTATCCTGATCCCCGTTCTTTCTGGCAGCCGAAGGACGTGCATTCCGAATCGCGCGTATTAGACCACTCGCATTTTCCGTGGACCGACGAGAAGTTCCGTCCTATTCCTCTTCCTTCTGCTGTGATCTACGAAATGCACGTAGGCACATTCACGAAGGAAGGAACGTTTGATGCAGCGATTGGAAAGCTCGACTATCTCTTTGAGCTTGGCATCACCCATATCGAGCTACTTCCTATCTCGTCGTTTGAAGGAAGGTTTTCGTGGGGGTATGACGGTGTGTCGCCTTATGCTCCTGACGAGACGTACGGTGGTCCAGATGGCGTGAAGCGGTTTGTGAACGCGTGCCATGCGAAGGGGCTTGGCGTGATTCTGGATGTGGTCATGAACCACTTCGGGCCAGCTGGCAATTACACCCAGATGTTTGGGCCGTATTACACGGATCGTCATCACACACCGTGGGGTGCCGCGATCAATCTGGAAGCAGGCGGGAGCGACCAGGTGCGCCGTTTCTTTATCGACAACGCCATCATGTGGCTGAGGGATTATCACTTTGACGGCCTGCGGCTGGATGCGGTGCATGAGCTGATTGACCGTTCCGCAATGCACTTTCTGGAACAGCTTTCCCGCGAGGTGGAAGACCTATCGGCGTCGCTGGGCCGTTGCCTCTTTCTAATTGGCGAAACGGATCTGAATGATCCGCGTTTTGTAACGCCGCGTGAGGCAAATGGTTTTGGCTTGGACGCGCAGTGGAGCGACGACTTTCACCACGCGTTGTTCACGCTTCTTCGCCATGAGCCGCATGGCTACTTCGAAGATTTCGGCACAATTGAAAATCTGGCGACCACACTCCAGCAGGTGTTCCTGTATGACGGTCGCTACTCTCGCTTTCGCCAGCACAATCACGGACGACAGATTCACAAGATCAGCTTCCATCGCTTCCTTGGCTACATCCAGAACCATGACCAGATCGGCAATCGCGCGCACGGTGAACGGTTGGAGCAACTGGTTGGTATGCGAAAGGCGAAGCTGGCTGCCGGAGTTGTTATGACAGCCCCGTTCCTGCCCATGGTGTTCATGGGAGAGGAGTGGGCAGCCTCTACACCATGGTTGTATTTCGCTGACTTTCAGGACGAAGAGCTGCGCAAGGCGGTTCGCGAAGGCAGGAAGAAAGATTTTCAGGCTTTCGGATGGGCGGAAGATGTGCCGGCTCCCGAGGACCCCAAGACGTTTGGAGCTTCCATTTTGAAATGGGACGAGTTGCAGGAACCGAAACATGCTGAGATGTATCGCTGGTACCGCGACCTGATCCATCTTCGTCGCAGAATGCTGGCCCTGAATTTAGGCGATTTTGGCCGCATGGTGGTCCACTGCAATGAAGAACAGCAATGGATCTATACCGATCGCGGCAACGTGCGGACAATGATCAACTTTGCCGAGACAGCGACCAGCTTCGCGGTGGAACCGGGATCGGAACTACTGCTGTGCAGCGATGTTGTTCCAGACCGGAAGGAGGACTGTGTCCAGCTTCCGCCGCTGAGCATGGCGGTTTATCACTGGCCGCCCCAGCCGCTGGATCAGGATCCACCGGAATAG